One genomic segment of Cottoperca gobio chromosome 21, fCotGob3.1, whole genome shotgun sequence includes these proteins:
- the serpine3 gene encoding putative serpin E3: protein MTTACFSEGTGPESGTAEDWLSDYRPGIVTDSRGQTGHTLPCRGWMVGLREQQELTGYYLTCAQDSVFWATCCTLWTLPPSCSSEDMHRLPLASLFICFWLVERSHCNGSLQDGMGELHTRFAVSLYQTLTETENNSNLIVSPVSVSLSLGLLQLGARGNTLAQLEGTLGYNVKDAQVQNFLLHSQSDMRNTSQGIWLQQTCTLFVQSGVQLLTTFTKHAAAWANTSVVRANFSQPNHSRGQLERAAHNHDDTWPLQSGSSSGELSGSGEAQADALWWGHRLQMALVNTVAFRGVWQKQFLFTNTQNLPFILPDGSAIKVPMMYQAAEVSFGQFRTASDQRYTVLELPYLGRSLSLQVVLPSERKTPLSSLESQLTARQLASWDTGLRRTKMDVFLPRFRMQNKFNLRSVLPAMGISDAFNPTAADFTEISVEESLYVSDAFHEVRIEVTEDGTKAAAATAMVLLKRSRAPVFKADRPFLFLLRQINTGSILFMGRVMNPADQAP from the exons ATGACTACAGCCTGCTTCAGTGAGGGGACGGGACCAGAGAGTGGGACAGCAGAGGACTGGCTCAGTGACTACAGACCGGGGATAGTGACTGACAGCCGGGGACAGACAGGACACACGCTCCCCTGCAGAGGCTGGATGGTTGGTCTGAGAGAACAGCAGGAGTTAACCGGATACTACCTCACCTGTGCGCAG GATTCAGTTTTTTGGGCCACCTGTTGCACCCTGTGGACACTTCCcccctcctgcagctctgaggACATGCATCGCCTGCCGCTGGCTTCACTCTTCATTTGCTTCTGGTTGGTGGAGAGAAGCCACTGTAACGGCAGCCTTCAGGACGGGATGGGAGAGCTGCACACCCGGTTCGCCGTCAGCCTCTATCAGACGCTCACCGAGACAGAGAACAACTCCAACCTCATCGTGTCCCCAGTGAGCGTCTCGTTGTCTCTGGGGCTGCTGCAGCTCGGTGCCAGAGGCAACACGCTGGCTCAGCTGGAGGGGACACTCGGATACAACGTGAAGG ATGCCCAGGTGCAAAACTTCCTGCTGCATTCACAGAGTGACATGAGAAACACCAGCCAGGGGATCTGGCTGCAGCAGACCTGCACGTTATTCGTACAGAGTGGCGTCCAGCTCCTGACTACGTTCACAAAGCATGCAGCAGCCTGGGCCAACACCAGCGTGGTCCGAGCCAACTTCAGCCAGCCGAACCACAGCCGCGGCCAGCTGGAGCGAGCGGCACACAACCACG ATGACACGTGGCCCCTCCAGTCAGGAAGCAGCAGTGGGGAGCTGTCGGGCTCGGGCGAGGCCCAGGCAGACGCCCTGTGGTGGGGCCACCGGCTGCAGATGGCGCTGGTCAACACGGTTGCCTTCAGGGGCGTCTGGCAGAAACAGTTCCTGTTCACCAACACCCAGAACCTGCCCTTCATCCTCCCTGATGGGAGCGCCATCAAGGTGCCCATGATGTATCAGGCGGCAGAGGTCAGCTTTG GTCAGTTCAGGACGGCGTCAGACCAGCGTTACACCGTGTTGGAGCTGCCGTACCTGGGCCGCTCCCTGAGCCTGCAGGTGGTGCTGCCTAGCGAGAGGAAGACGCCGCTGTCCTCCCTCGAGTCCCAGCTCACCGCTCGCCAGCTGGCCTCCTGGGACACCGGCCTGCGCAGAACCAAGATGGACGTTTTCCTCCCCAG GTTCAGAATGCAGAACAAGTTCAACCTGAGGTCGGTGCTTCCCGCCATGGGCATCAGCGACGCCTTTAACCCGACGGCAGCCGATTTCACCGAAATATCAG TGGAGGAGAGTCTTTATGTGTCTGATGCTTTCCATGAAGTGAGAATAGAAGTCACAGAAGATGGGACAAAGGCAGCTGCTGCTACAG CTATGGTGCTTCTCAAACGATCCCGTGCTCCTGTTTTCAAGGCGGACCGGCCGTTTTTATTTCTGCTGCGACAAATTAACACAG GGTCCATCTTGTTCATGGGACGAGTAATGAACCCAGCGGACCAAGCACCCTAA